Proteins encoded within one genomic window of Gallus gallus isolate bGalGal1 chromosome 1, bGalGal1.mat.broiler.GRCg7b, whole genome shotgun sequence:
- the TMEM272 gene encoding transmembrane protein 272 isoform X1, with protein sequence MPAGLEKACHCCISKIASNACFIFGLLAFLALPLSMTFTGMKFLEDCPVQPLIPLYLLVGGVIGSLKVTLLLYDSTRMRQLLSKSVVIDDDDDDEYPWRQNAHKYYIHLTLSLFLFLWFILGNYWVFSVYLPNFIPPFHQPQDYCDKTLYIFAVGVLIISHTVLFLLIFCSCCIYFFSRQRYSSEED encoded by the exons ATGCCGGCCGGCCTGGAGAAAGCCTGTCACTGCTGCATATCCAAAATTGCCAGCAATG CATGCTTTATATTTGGGCTCCTTGCTTTCCTTGCCTTACCATTGTCCATGACTTTTACAG GAATGAAGTTTTTGGAAGATTGCCCAGTTCAGCCACTAATTCCATTATATCTGTTGGTGGGTGGCGTGATTGGCAGCTTAAAG GTGACTCTGCTGCTGTACGACTCAACCAGGATGAGGCAACTGCTTTCCAAGTCTGTTGTaattgatgatgatgatgatgacgaATACCCCTGGAGGCAGAACGCTCACAAGTACTACATCCATCTAACCCTCagcctcttcctcttcctctggtTCATTCTTGGGAACTACTGGGTGTTTTCAGTGTACCTGCCAAATTTCATCCCACCTTTCCACCAGCCACAGGATTACTGCGACAAAACCCTGTACATTTTTGCTGTTGGTGTTCTCATTATTAGCCATActgttctcttcctcctcatcttttgtagctgttgcatatattttttttccaggcaaagATACTCTTCAGAGGAAGACTAA
- the TMEM272 gene encoding transmembrane protein 272 isoform X2, producing MRLLPTSAAFIWMLACFIFGLLAFLALPLSMTFTGMKFLEDCPVQPLIPLYLLVGGVIGSLKVTLLLYDSTRMRQLLSKSVVIDDDDDDEYPWRQNAHKYYIHLTLSLFLFLWFILGNYWVFSVYLPNFIPPFHQPQDYCDKTLYIFAVGVLIISHTVLFLLIFCSCCIYFFSRQRYSSEED from the exons ATGCGGCTCCTGCCCACCTCAGCTGCATTCATTTGGATGCTCG CATGCTTTATATTTGGGCTCCTTGCTTTCCTTGCCTTACCATTGTCCATGACTTTTACAG GAATGAAGTTTTTGGAAGATTGCCCAGTTCAGCCACTAATTCCATTATATCTGTTGGTGGGTGGCGTGATTGGCAGCTTAAAG GTGACTCTGCTGCTGTACGACTCAACCAGGATGAGGCAACTGCTTTCCAAGTCTGTTGTaattgatgatgatgatgatgacgaATACCCCTGGAGGCAGAACGCTCACAAGTACTACATCCATCTAACCCTCagcctcttcctcttcctctggtTCATTCTTGGGAACTACTGGGTGTTTTCAGTGTACCTGCCAAATTTCATCCCACCTTTCCACCAGCCACAGGATTACTGCGACAAAACCCTGTACATTTTTGCTGTTGGTGTTCTCATTATTAGCCATActgttctcttcctcctcatcttttgtagctgttgcatatattttttttccaggcaaagATACTCTTCAGAGGAAGACTAA